The window NNNNNNNNNNNNNNNNNNNNNNNNNNNNNNNNNNNNNNNNNNNNNNNNNNNNNNNNNNAATTCCCACCGTGAAATCCGCCAAAGAGGATTCGATCCCCTACCTGTCTTCCCATCAAATCACCAAGGCAATCCCATGGAGATCCGGAAATTCCCAACACAGGAAGCCTCAAATCCGCAAACAAAATACCGAAATCAGGAGGAGACCGATAagagaaaccaaataaaaacccCCAGAATCTCGAGGCGAGATCCGCCAGATCGTAAGCTCACCGCAATCGAAAACCAAATCGGAAACCTAAAGACGCatcgagagaaagagatattctCCGCTAGTTTTTGGATTCTAtaatagtttttggattttgtttttcaaaaaccaattttCTCTACTTTACTTagttaaataaattagttatttgCCTCAAAGATTTCTAGAAAacctttctttaaaaaaaataaaccttcAAAATAACTTGTTTTAGCCATTTCTTAAACTAGACTAAACTGTTTGATAAAcgaaaatgataaaaaagattctcagtttttctataaaaaaaacatctttgcctcaaagaaaataacaaatagcaaaataaaacccatatttctcaaaaaaaaacatcaccagCGAGACGGATTTGCGAGGCTACTCAAGATTCTCACCCTGACctaggaaaaggaaaaagaagggGTGAGTAATGAATTACTGAGTGAGAGGATCCTTTCGGCCTACTAGAAATACGAAGAAAGAATCTATCTTCAAAGCACAATCATCAATCACATAGAAAAAGTTCAAACAAACATTTACTCTGCCACTTTGTGCAAAGCTACATACAAAAACTTTCTTGACTTCAACAAGATTTTCACAACAATAAAAAGTTCGATCATCTCTATGATCTTTGAACCTATCTAGTTCCACTGGGCCCGTCAGCCTTTTATTGAGCTACAAAGAACCCGTCAATTCAATGTAGACCAAAACCTTGGTTCATCATCCTGAAGATGGTATTATCATTTCTCAATAGCAATCTTAATGAACTTGTCTTccctaaaatattatttcaaacatcTTATAATATTCGTGACACTTCCAAATCACCAATTCCTAATTAACATTTCATCACTAGTTTGCAAGAAAATCTAATTCTATGTAAAGAAATCATGAAGTATAAAAGTAGAACTTGTCATCATATCTCTGCAGATCACACCCTCACCTGACATGAGCTGGCGAGAACTGGAAGGCAGAAGGCTGGCAGCTAGCAACAATCTGAAACTTGCAGCAGAAGAAAAACATTTCAACACATATTAGGGTTTCTGAGTTTTGACAGAAGCAGATGATGAGATGATTCTTGACTGACAAGCAACCAACGGAAAAGCTAAGGTTTACCTTTTTCGGTGATAATGATGGCTCATGCGGCTTCCCTAACACCCTTTCTATCTGCAACAACTGTCGAACTAACTTGAAGTGCTCAGGTAACGCTGGATTTTTTCCCTAAGGGGTGTTATTGAACAATGTATTTTAAAGGAATTTGATGTATTTTAGAATATTCAATTAGGTATTTGAAAAAGTACATTAACATCTGCTCTAATTggattatgtatttatttgatGGATTTTAGAATACgtttaaaacattattattcaATGTTCATTAGACTCGGTGGCATTTTAGATTTCAATGTATTTCATTCCAAAaacatgaacaaacacaatctaatatattttttaagtatttcaatatctctatctttttctctgttttcaaaaTTGATTCAGGAGATTAATGaaagaattgaaaaaatacAAGATGGCTCTGGCCAAAAGACCACTGTTTACACGATCATGATCATTCATTTTGGGGCTTGACACAGTTTGCAGATCTTCATATCTGATTTTGCCTATCAAATTTACTGTGTTACAcgattttactgtttttttttcctttttttttgtttgaataaggTTCAGGATCATAAAATCTTCTATCACTGGTTTCATTTTGATTGAAGATTTTTGttcctcttgtttttgtttcatctgaTTGAAGAACATGAGAGAAATCACAGAAAAaggaaacccaaaaaaattgatattccATCTCAGatctgaaaaatcaaaactcttaatgattgaatcaaacaacaaaaatctccAGCAGAGATCCACCGCCATAAGCCAAAAAGAAACCCCGGTCAGATCCCCAACTCAGATTGACCGACCAGAAAACATTGTCACCgcatgtttttgtttcatctgaTATGGTTAACAACATAATTATgggtaatttatttttatttttatctaactaaaaaaataataaagtccACTGctaatgactttcaaatccattagtAACGCAATTCAAATCCACTCGGAATGACAATAAATTCATGTTAAATGCATTAGGAAactattgaattttaaaatccacAAGTAATTGAAATCTACTAAAATCTTTCgaccaataacacccccttatAACGAAATTACACTAACAAAGGGTACAAAAATTCGGAATTAAACAAAGCCGGACCCATTAAAGGCCCAGTAATCTTTGAGACATGCGTCTCGCGTCaggttaaaaagaaaacaaaacaaaaaaaagttagttattgcggtcaaactttttttcctcttttgtgTTAAAATTTTTCCAAATCTTCGGTGTACCCCACAAGAGAAAATTCGAAAAACCTTGCAGCGAGCAAGCGAGCGCGagattcaaaaatcaaaatcaaatagtACACGCGAATCAAAGGAATCTGTATCACACGCGCCTCTCTCTTAACCTCGAACTTCGTCTCTCCCTCTCTGCTCaaaagggcaaaaaaaaaaaacacttgggGCTCCGTGAAAACaaaccaactctctctctctctctcgctctctctctgctttttgaatctctttatttttttctctccacCAGGAATTAATCTCACTCATTTCGCTCACCACTATCTTCGTGATGCTGCTTCAGAGTATGTTTCGCTACTCTCTCTCCTGACCTTATTTTTTCGttgatttcactttttttttctttttgctgtgGAGAATCGAATAAAAAATGCGAGATGAAGAAATCGTTCGTTTCGTATCGCttagttattttttgttaatatcttcttcttctttccaattTTAGATTTGCGCTGATCCTATTTTAGAGTAAATTAGGGAGATATTTGATTTGTTCGGCGATATCTAGATGGATTCAGATGTGaggatttttaattattgttgagTATTGCTTCTTCTATTAAACCGAATCCTTCAGTTACATATTGTCTTCTGATGATACTTTTGCGCCTCAACTCTAGTTCTTTCTTTCAGGTATTGCGTTTGAGAGGAGGTAGGTAGGATTCAAGTagcagattttggaggattatGAAGACCAACAACATGCAAGTTAAagggagaggaggaggaggaatcaTGAAGGCTAATCCACAACAGGTGATTTttgagctgaagaagaaggttgtgaCTGCGTTAAACAAGCTGGCGGATAGAGATACACATCAGAGAGGAGTTGATGAGCTTGAGAGAACGGTTGAGCATTTGGCACCGGATaagatttcttgttttctctcttgTATACTTGACACGGACTCTGAGCAGAAGAGTGCTGTTCGGAAAGAGTGCATCAGGTTGATGGCTACTTTAGCTAGGTTTCATGAGGCGCTTGTTGGACCATATCTTGCTAAGATGGTCTCCAGTATCGTTAAGCGGCTCAAGGATCCAGATTCTGTTGTCAGAGATGCATGTATTGAAACAATGGGTGTTTTGGCTTCCAAGATGAGTTGCTATGAAGACCACAACTATGGGGTCTTTGTTTCCTTGGTGAAACCGCTTTTCGAAGCCATTGGTGATCAGAATAAGTGTGTGCAGTCAGGTGCGGCGTTATGCCTGGCAAGGGTTATTGATAGTAGTCCTGAAGCTCCAGTTGCAATTATACAACGCATGTTAACGCGGACGGTAAAGCTTCTCAATAACTCGCATTTCATCGCAAAACCAGCAGTTATTGAGCTTAACAGAAGTATCATCCTGGTATGCTACTTCTAATTACCATGTATACTTCTTTATTCATTTCTGAGTCTTTGCTGCTCCTGCTACTATTCTCATGTTTGTTTTAGCGGTATTCTTAGATGTGTTTGTATAACGAAATATGGGCAATTGACTCTAATCCAGGCTGGTGGGGCAACGGCAAAGAGTGTTTTGTCCTCGGCAATGACTAGCTTTCAAGATGCCCTTAAAAATAAGGACTGGACAACTCGTAAGGCAGCTTCTGTAGCACTTATGGAAATTGCTGCTACTGGTGAAAAGTTTCTTGGACCTCTCAAGGCTTCCTGCATCTGCTCTCTTGAATCATGTCGCTTTGATAAAGTTCGAACTCTTTTCCTAAAATTCACTCTCTTACAgatgatgctttttttttggaatgaaaCATCTAACTTTGtgcttttctatttttaggtgAAACCAGTGAGGGACTCAGTTATCCTTGCCTTACAATATTGGAAAGGTGTCCCTGGGTCTGATAGTCCAGAGCCATCTGAAACTGGATCCTCTGTAAAAGGTGAGTTATAAATGATGGTCTTGTCTTCAAATCCTTGCATTTTTTCTCTTCATAGACGACTCCATAAATGCTCTTTCTGTTTATCTGTTTCGTAATTGCAGAAAGCTATAATGGAACTCGAGAGAGTAGTGAACTTTTCAGTACCACTGACTCGAAATTGAAGGATGCTACGTCTAACAAATATGTAACGGATTTAGCAAGGAAAGAGGTTCCGGTTACTGCCAGGAAAGTACCTGCACGTTACAATGACGGCCCTCGAAAGACTAAACAAGATAATTGGCATATTGATATTACAGTCCCAGAATCTTCTATTGTTTCCAAGGTTGATATTCACAATGAAGAATCAGAGGGCAGTTGCATCACCAAGACGTTTGCAGAAGTAAGAAACACGCCAGAAGCGACATATGAGTACATTCCAATGGAGGTTAAGGCAGATTGCTATATAACAGACGCcatcaatgaaaatgatgatattaaGTCCACTACAGTTTCATCAAGCAGTTTCCGGGCAAGTGGTATGGTAAATCCAGCAATCACAAGTAAGCATTTTGCAGCGGAAGAGACTTATTCTGAGGACCAGCCATTCTCAACCAAGCTGAAAGATCGTACAAGTCTTGACTCTACTGTAACAGTGTCAAGCTCTCAAATCAATCATGACTGCTATGCTCAGATTGCAAATGAAATGGCTTCTGTACGTAAACAACTCTCAGATATTGACAATAAACAGTCACGTCTAATAGATCAGCTACAGGTCAGTGGATTACCGGTCACAATCTATAACGTCCTTCCCCAGTTTACAAATTTATCGATGCTCTATTCAACCTTTTCATCTTCAGGATGCGTGCTCTCAATATCTCAGCATGATTTTTTGAACTGTCTTACACCATCCTATGCTTAAGAGATGGCTGGTAAACATGAGGACAAACTAacatatctttttcttcttctgttaaaCTTTTAGGCCTTTTCAAAAGGAATAATGAACAACTTTTCCGTTCTTCAATCCAAGGTGTCAAGCTTAGAATATGCAGTGGAGGGGATAGCTCAGAACGTTGTCCTGCATACAGATATATCAAACTCCAATTTTGTGAAGCACAACCAAGGTAGTACCCAGTCACCGAGGCTCTCTAGTTGCACTTCAAGAACTTCTATGGATATCCGCAATCGGCAATCTACATTATCATCTTCCAAGTACTCGATGACAAGGgagaacaaaacacatggaaGAAGCAGACTAAATGAATCACAGGGCATGGAGAAGACGCGGAGTAATCCTTTAGGTAAGACTGGTCAACAACATTCTAGAGAGGACATTTGGAACAACATTGGACAGGGGAGACAAACATTGATCCAGACCAGGACATCTTCTGATTCAATTCAAAGCATAAGACTAGATTACGCAGAGGTGATGAGTGGATCAAGGAAACCTGTGACAGGTGTATCCTGTGAAGATGTTGTTGAATCAGAGTATATAGAAGTGCTTTCTTCTGGTGATGAGCTAGCGCTTGTCGAGCTTCTTGACAGAACCGGTCCTGTGCTGGAGAGTATGTCATCGCAGACCATAAATGAAATTCTCAGTATACTCCTGTCATACCTCCTCGAACGAAGATTCATGAATTCAATACTTCCTTGGTTGCATCAGGTAAGTTTGTTGAAATCATGCTGGATTTGCTCTCACTACATACTACTGGAATAATCTTTCTGAAATTCCACTCTATTCCTTCAACTAGGTCGCTGACTTGAGCACTACAAACGGAGCTAATTATCTTATTCCATCTGCGAGAAAGAGAGCCCAAATGTTGTCTGCAATTCAGGAGGCTTCAGGCATGGACTTTTCAAATCTTGCTGAGAGGAGAGCAGTTACTCAAATAGCAATGAAGTTACGTAAACTATGGGGTAAGCTATGATCTCTCCTTGCACAGAAAACTTGCTTATATGTTCATAAACATTGTAGATTCATAGAAGCTCTAATCTTTAATATGTTACACTATTAAATCCGGTGTGGTTCTGTTGCAGCAAGTAAAAACTTTTACTTCAAATTAAAGACATCTTTCTTCTTTGCAGGAAAATGCTCCTGATCATTAGGCGTGCTGAAGTAAACAAGACAATGTTTAGCTACAAGCAGATGTTTTTCCCAAGTAGTGGAACTAAAACTTGTCAGTGtggatttttttgaaaactttttagtTCCTTACCCTTCATCCCCTTGTTTTCCACGTGCAAACCACAAATGAGATCATTTGGATTAACCAAGTGTGTTATAAAAGTTTCACTTACTACTCCACCCACACAGCCAACAAAAAAGATAGCCTTCAAAAATTCATTTGGATTTCAGAGAAACATCAAATTGCATATTGCACTAATATTTGTAATCCCAAAAAACAGATCCCAAAACGAAGACTCAACTTATTTATACATTAAGCCAACTCTGCTACTTTCTTATCTTACAGTCTCAAATCAATTCTTTCTGTCTTGAGTCTTAAATTTTGGTAGTATCTGGTTCTGAAAGAGCAGAAACATATTTGTCAGTGTCGACTGAGGCTTCGCTCTTGCTTCGACCACTTTCTggtcttctcctcctctgtccATCCCCATCTCTCGTGCCTTGGGAATCACTAGAAGCATCATATAAGGTTACAGACTTGCCCCTACTATGGAGGTTAGTCATGACCTCCTCTTGAGCATCACCGTCATCcttgagagtctcaagaacttCTACAACATGATTCATGAGGGGCCTTCCTTTCGGGTTTTGGCTTAGGCATTGGTACGCCAAACCAGCTACTTTCATCAACGCCTTAGTGCCATACTGTCCATCCATTCGAGGGTCTATGATCCTCAAAAGCTTTTTGTTGTGATTCAACAGTGGTCGTGCCCACTCTACCAAGTTATGCTCCCTGCAAGGTCTGCTTTTGTCCATCGCCCTCTTCCCAAGGAGCATCTCAAGGAGAAGTACTCCAAATCCATAAACATCACTTCTGGATGTCAAGTGTCCTATTACAACAATCAAATTTTTGACCCATTTACAAAGCGATTACCTAATGTGACCATATCAGCATGCTTATATTTTAACAGGGTCATTTTTAACACTGGTAGAAGAACCAGCTATGATTTCAATAGGTACTTGACAGTTGACCATGCTGACATCGATCTTATTTTACCAATtttaaatgcatgacaaatgcATATGTAAAAAATAGTAAAGACAGACCTGTCATTACGTACTCAGGAGCAGCGTATCCGTAAGTCCCCATAACACGTGTTGAGACATGTGTTTGATCTCCTCTTGGACCATCCTTTGCTAGTCCAAAGTCAGAGAGTTTAGCATTGTAACCCTGCACAAGCATTACAACTTTCAGGGGCAGACAAATTGGAAAAGTAGAAAGGTTATTTGAGTGACAACTCCATGTCTTTTGTAGACTACCCCTATTGAAGAAATCTATGTAATTTCAAAACAAAGGACGCAATAGCTGACCTCATCTAGCAATATATTTGCTGTCTTCAGATCCCGATATATGATGGAGCGTTCAGCACCATGTAGAAATGCAAGACCCTTGGCTGCATCAAGAGCAATCTTCATTCTTTTCGACCATGTCAAAGTGCATCCAACTCCTGCCAGTGAATTCCAAAAGAAGACACATATCGTCACTACTCCATTTTTATAACAGTCatttaatttatactaatttttttgtcaGAAACATTGACATCACGTCTAACAACAGCTCGTCCGAACCTTTaaccatttattttttcttcatattttacCAGTTACTAACTCCCACCTCATCTGAAACTACTCCTTCGTAAGTGGTTTTTACGTTAACTATTGGGTACATACAGTCTATTGACTGTTCTTTAGAATACTAGAAAGTGCTTGGTTTGCAAAGcatatttcaacaatgtatttAGTCGGTATTAAAATATCTTGTTCATATGATCCTTTATTCTTTCTTcaagaatattttacttaaaagACTGGAATAACTCAAACTCAGATATGCTCCATCTTCAACAAGTATATGCAATGCAAGAATGGCATTAAATATGAAAGTGTATGTcaagaaaaactaaaaccaaaatctcaacGAAAAAAAGTCTAGCAAGTACAGTAAAGAGGGGCATACTTAATTTTCAATCTTCACGTTTTAGATGAAGGGAAACTTACTTCGGAAAAGATGTTTCTCAAGGCTCCCCATTGCCATGTATTCATAGACTAATAATCTGTGATCATCTTCACAGCAGTAGCCAATGAGCTTGACCAAATTCGGGTGACTAAGCTGTCCTAAATAGTTGACTTCAGCCTACAAGAAATGAATAATCACATTCccaagtacatatatatatatatatatctaattagtGTGCCTTTTTAAGTTTGTGAATAAAGAAACCAATTTTACCAGCCACTCTCGGTCTCCCTGGAAGCCCTCTGGATTAAGTTCTTTGATGGCAACTTTGGTAGACTTGTAACCAGCCCTGACAGAGTCATCTATAACTCCTTTATAGACCACTCCGAAACCTCCTTCACCAAGAATATAATCTGGCCTGAACTGCTTAGTAGCAACCTTCATCTCCTCGTAGGTGAAAATATCAACATTTTCATATCCTGGATTAGACTGAagatctttaatgtttttaggaGCCAAAGACAAGCCACCACTTGCACTCACTTTACCAACAGAAG is drawn from Camelina sativa cultivar DH55 chromosome 1, Cs, whole genome shotgun sequence and contains these coding sequences:
- the LOC104699501 gene encoding microtubule-associated protein TORTIFOLIA1-like; translated protein: MKTNNMQVKGRGGGGIMKANPQQVIFELKKKVVTALNKLADRDTHQRGVDELERTVEHLAPDKISCFLSCILDTDSEQKSAVRKECIRLMATLARFHEALVGPYLAKMVSSIVKRLKDPDSVVRDACIETMGVLASKMSCYEDHNYGVFVSLVKPLFEAIGDQNKCVQSGAALCLARVIDSSPEAPVAIIQRMLTRTVKLLNNSHFIAKPAVIELNRSIILAGGATAKSVLSSAMTSFQDALKNKDWTTRKAASVALMEIAATGEKFLGPLKASCICSLESCRFDKVKPVRDSVILALQYWKGVPGSDSPEPSETGSSVKESYNGTRESSELFSTTDSKLKDATSNKYVTDLARKEVPVTARKVPARYNDGPRKTKQDNWHIDITVPESSIVSKVDIHNEESEGSCITKTFAEVRNTPEATYEYIPMEVKADCYITDAINENDDIKSTTVSSSSFRASGMVNPAITSKHFAAEETYSEDQPFSTKLKDRTSLDSTVTVSSSQINHDCYAQIANEMASVRKQLSDIDNKQSRLIDQLQAFSKGIMNNFSVLQSKVSSLEYAVEGIAQNVVLHTDISNSNFVKHNQGSTQSPRLSSCTSRTSMDIRNRQSTLSSSKYSMTRENKTHGRSRLNESQGMEKTRSNPLGKTGQQHSREDIWNNIGQGRQTLIQTRTSSDSIQSIRLDYAEVMSGSRKPVTGVSCEDVVESEYIEVLSSGDELALVELLDRTGPVLESMSSQTINEILSILLSYLLERRFMNSILPWLHQVADLSTTNGANYLIPSARKRAQMLSAIQEASGMDFSNLAERRAVTQIAMKLRKLWGKCS
- the LOC109124614 gene encoding serine/threonine-protein kinase At5g01020-like isoform X2, which gives rise to MGICFSAEEQYQFSQQQNYQKKTSPGKKTAVYLMKSDCQDSSVGKVSASGGLSLAPKNIKDLQSNPGYENVDIFTYEEMKVATKQFRPDYILGEGGFGVVYKGVIDDSVRAGYKSTKVAIKELNPEGFQGDREWLAEVNYLGQLSHPNLVKLIGYCCEDDHRLLVYEYMAMGSLEKHLFRRVGCTLTWSKRMKIALDAAKGLAFLHGAERSIIYRDLKTANILLDEGYNAKLSDFGLAKDGPRGDQTHVSTRVMGTYGYAAPEYVMTGHLTSRSDVYGFGVLLLEMLLGKRAMDKSRPCREHNLVEWARPLLNHNKKLLRIIDPRMDGQYGTKALMKVAGLAYQCLSQNPKGRPLMNHVVEVLETLKDDGDAQEEVMTNLHSRGKSVTLYDASSDSQGTRDGDGQRRRRPESGRSKSEASVDTDKYVSALSEPDTTKI
- the LOC109124614 gene encoding serine/threonine-protein kinase At5g01020-like isoform X1 → MGICFSAEEQYQFSQQQNYQKKTSPAGKKTAVYLMKSDCQDSSVGKVSASGGLSLAPKNIKDLQSNPGYENVDIFTYEEMKVATKQFRPDYILGEGGFGVVYKGVIDDSVRAGYKSTKVAIKELNPEGFQGDREWLAEVNYLGQLSHPNLVKLIGYCCEDDHRLLVYEYMAMGSLEKHLFRRVGCTLTWSKRMKIALDAAKGLAFLHGAERSIIYRDLKTANILLDEGYNAKLSDFGLAKDGPRGDQTHVSTRVMGTYGYAAPEYVMTGHLTSRSDVYGFGVLLLEMLLGKRAMDKSRPCREHNLVEWARPLLNHNKKLLRIIDPRMDGQYGTKALMKVAGLAYQCLSQNPKGRPLMNHVVEVLETLKDDGDAQEEVMTNLHSRGKSVTLYDASSDSQGTRDGDGQRRRRPESGRSKSEASVDTDKYVSALSEPDTTKI